The proteins below are encoded in one region of Podarcis raffonei isolate rPodRaf1 chromosome 8, rPodRaf1.pri, whole genome shotgun sequence:
- the LOC128418793 gene encoding small nuclear ribonucleoprotein E-like, translating into MEDHLDTACMARYGAWECGPKRPYSHDRLSLAIAVRILAAPSHLSRLVLSGVVPSPAAGHGQKVQKVMVQPINLIFRYLQNRSRIQVWLYEQVDMRLEGCIIGFDEYMNLVLDDAEEIHSKTKSRKQLGQIMLKGDDITLLQSVSN; encoded by the exons aTGGAGGACCATTTGGACACAGCCTGCATGGCCCGCTATGGTGCATGGGAGTGTGGACCAAAGAGGCCTTACAGCCACGACCGCCTATCCCTAGCAATTGCTGTCCGGAT ATTGGCTGCCCCATCCCACCTAAGTCGGCTCGTCCTGTCGGGGGTCGTTCCCAGCCCAGCTGCCGGCCATGGCCAGAAGGTGCAGAAAGTGATGGTCCAGCCCATCAACCTCATCTTCAGATACCTACAGAATAGGTCCAGAATTCAGGTGTGGCTGTATGAACAGGTGGACATGAGGCTAGAAGGCTGTATAATTGGATTTGATGAATATATGAACTTGGTTCTGGATGATGCTGAGGAGATTCACTCCAAGACAAAATCAAGGAAACAGCTGGGTCAAATCATGTT